From Haemorhous mexicanus isolate bHaeMex1 chromosome 1, bHaeMex1.pri, whole genome shotgun sequence, one genomic window encodes:
- the UTP23 gene encoding rRNA-processing protein UTP23 homolog: MGVTRQKHAKKIMGFYKHNFQFREPFQVLLDGTFCQAALRNKIQIREQLPGYLDGATQLCTTRCVIKELESLGKALYGAKLIAQRFQVRNCSHHKNPVSGSTCLLSMIEDGNPHHFFIATQDQDLSNKVKRKPGIPLLFIIQNTMVLDKPSPKSLAFVQKLQTNQLVPEYQKQSIVELKAKEGLVKQEGEKRRKRKRAGGPNPLSCLKKKKKKTQEGQEPSAEKKKRRKRKRNRVKAEAMQSVQKNEGE; encoded by the exons ATGGGGGTGACGAGACAGAAGCACGCGAAGAAGATCATGGGCTTCTACAAGCACAACTTCCAGTTCCGCGAGCccttccaggtgctgctggatggCACCTTCTGCCAGGCCGCGCTTCGCAACAAGATCCAGATCCGGGAGCAGCTGCCCGGGTACCTGGACGGCGCCACGCAGCTCTGCACCACGCG ATGTGTCATAAAAGAACTTGAATCACTGGGGAAAGCACTGTATGGAGCAAAATTAATTGCCCAGAGATTTCAAGTTCGAAACTGTTCTCACCATAAGAATCCTGTGAGTGGTTCAACCTGTTTACTTTCCATGATTGAAGATGGCAACCCTCATCACTTCTTTATTGCTACACAG GACCAGGACTTATCAAACAAAGTGAAAAGGAAGCCTGGCATTCCCCTCCTCTTTATTATTCAGAACACTATGGTGCTAGACAAACCTTCTCCTAAATCTTTGGCATTTGTTCAAAAGTTGCAGACAAATCAGCTTGTTCCAGAGTACCAAAAACAAAGTATTGTGGAGCTCAAAGCAAAAGAAGGACTAGTAAAGcaagaaggtgaaaagagaagaaaacgcAAAAGGGCAGGAGGCCCCAATCCTCTCAGCtgtctgaagaagaaaaagaagaaaacacaggagGGTCAGGAGCCTTctgctgaaaagaagaaaagaagaaaaagaaaacgaAATAGAGTTAAAGCAGAAGCCATGCAGTCAGTGCAGAAGAATGAAGGAGAATAA